The DNA region CTATCCATAAGTGCACTATTGGCGGCCCCAAACCCAGATGATCCTCTTGTACCTGAGATTGGAGTGCAGTTTAAGAATGATAGATTAAAATTTGATCAGACAGCTCGAAAATGGACCGAACAATATGCTTAAATATAAGaactcaaatatatatatatatagttgttttCGTCATATATCTCCTATTTATTAGCCATCGAACTGTTTCCTTTGATATATTATTGTGTACTTCTCATAGATTATAAATAAAAGTCACATTCTTCGTTTAGATTTTTCGTTCTCCTCAAagtgaatataaaatatttgaatcgaAACAAGAATACTCATGCAAACAAACTCGAAGCTTGATTAAAACTTAAAtagttgttttcttatttcatatcTTAATTATTGACCATCAACTGATTCCTATCATATTTATCCGTTTCGCTTTTTGTGACATTCTCCGTTTAGATTTTTGTTCtctacaaaataacaaaataacaaaatagttGAATCGAAAAATGAATATTGGATCATAGCAAAACATTGGGTGAAAATggattatttaaattaaaaggtTAAGGAGGTTGAATGATCATTCATccaatttttttccatttgagATGAATAAGTTGGAAACccattcaacaaaaaaaacaggagAAATGAACAAActataaaagaaatttgttcATCTCTTTTATCTCCTATTTACtggatgaatgagttgaatgcTATATAACCAATTTTGTTCAACTCATATtttttcaactcattcatctcttATGCAACCATTTCCACCCATTGAGTCAGTATAATCGGTATTCGGTTTGATGAGTACTTAATTCTTTCCGTCTAAATTAAgtaatgttttatatatttgtatttgtttcacagaaaaaatatttgaaaaacaaGAAATGTTATAAGAGataatttcttatataatatgtgaaataaaacataattttgacGCAGGGAGAATTGTAAaacgtatttttttttaaataatctatatgtttgttttttttgttggatttctAAATATACGTAACTTTTGGATAGCTAAAATAGATATTTGTGTTCATACAAAAAGGCGTCACTACATTTGACCGAAATATAATTTCGGTCAAATGAACAAAAATTCTAATTTTCAAATGTCTTTCCAATAAacatctttgttgttttttaaaccccaataaaaaaatctatcatatttatttttcgtTAGAAATATGTGAGGCACATAAGCtagaagtattttttttctttcaaaaaacaaaactcaattttgAATATCACTAGAGTTcaatatgaaataaatcaaaacgaataacagaaaaactaaaataaattaaagcaagaTTTACAAATATCTGATCTaatttaatgcataatttatatgaaaatatattaaaaattgaataatttgGATTGTGCATAAATGCATAATTTACATGTTTGAATAAACTTAAATACCAGTATCATTCTAagtataaaacattaaaaaaatttacacaatTTCAGCTATGAAAGTCCTTTAAAAAACTGCAGATTGATACAAAAGAGGAAGACTATATGAAACATAAGCCAAGCGAATTGTGGGCAAATAAAAACGAATAATAGTTAATGAGCTTCATTCAATCTATTTTTTGTCTAGGATGAATAATAATCCATTAACCAACCAATCCAAGTTTTATCATATCCCACATGTCACGGACTCACAAGTCTTCTAGACCAATATTCACTAGTATCTTCCAGAACACAATGACTTGCAAATTACTCAAGAGATTGTTCAACGTAGCACCCTAGGAGCACTCGTCATTCTAGGAGCACTCGTCAATCCTAGGAGCACTCGTCAATCCTAGGAACAAAATGCTTCCTTGTGTTTTGGATACTAGTGCCAATCCTAGGAGCACTCGTCATTCTCTCTATATGCGCAGGGATATTTACCTACTGCCTtcggaaacaaaaacagaaaaatagaaagaacaaCTCAGATGCTGAAACTGGAGAGACTTTGtccatcttttgctatgatggCAAAATCAAATACCAAGATATCATCCAATCCACAAACGGATTTGATCCAAGATACCTGATCGGAATCGGAGGATACGGCAATGTCTACAAAGCAAACCTCCCAAGTGCAATCGTAGCCGTTAAAAAGCTACACCAGACGATGGACGAAGAGATGTCAAAGCCAGTGGTGAATCAAGAGTTCCTAAACGAGGTAAGAGCGTTAACAGAGATCCGTCACCCCAACGTAGTGAAGCTCTTCGGCTTCTGGGCCCACCGCCGCCACACTTTCCTGATTTATGAGTACATGGAAAAaggaagttttaaaaaaaatttagctgACGACATAGAAGCGAAGCATCTCAACTGGACCAAAAGGATCAACATCGTGAAAGGTGTGGCTTATGCGTTACCGTATATGCACCATGACAGCTCAACTCTGATCGTCCACCATGATATTAGCAGCGACAACATCCTTCTGGATAACGATTACGAAGCTAAGATCTCCGATTTTGGCACAGCGAAGCTTCTCAAAATAGATTCCTCCAACTGGTCCGCCGTTGCCGGAACCTACGGCTACGTCGCTCCAGGTAAATCTAAAATCAATGAAACTAAAATCCCTAAATTCGAAGTTAAAATTTGACAGAATAGTTTCTGGAAATTTTCTGAACAGAATTGACTTACGCGATGAAGATGACGGAGAAATGTGATGTGTATAGCTTCGGAGTTCTGACGTTGGAAGTGGTAAAGGGGAAACATCCGGGAGATTTGGTTTCGATTTTGTCTTCGCCTCCGTGAGAAACTCTGTCGCCGAGGAGCATTTTCGATGAACGTTTACCGGAACCAGAGGTAGAGGTTAGAGAGAAGCTCGTGAAAATGGTGGAAGTGGCTTTATCGTGCTTACAAGCAGATCCACAATCTCGGCCAACAATGTTATCAATTTCCACAGCATTTTCTTAGAACTCTCCACCATCACTTTTTTAGACTGAACActtttgattccttttttttatatctattattattaaagaaattttcacaaatcacaccaaaaaaacattttct from Camelina sativa cultivar DH55 chromosome 3, Cs, whole genome shotgun sequence includes:
- the LOC109130626 gene encoding probable leucine-rich repeat receptor-like protein kinase At1g35710, encoding MHNLHEHSSILGTKCFLVFWILVPILGALVILSICAGIFTYCLRKQKQKNRKNNSDAETGETLSIFCYDGKIKYQDIIQSTNGFDPRYLIGIGGYGNVYKANLPSAIVAVKKLHQTMDEEMSKPVVNQEFLNEVRALTEIRHPNVVKLFGFWAHRRHTFLIYEYMEKGSFKKNLADDIEAKHLNWTKRINIVKGVAYALPYMHHDSSTLIVHHDISSDNILLDNDYEAKISDFGTAKLLKIDSSNWSAVAGTYGYVAPGKSKINETKIPKFEVKI